ATTTGTCTTGAGTATCAAGCTGATCCGTAAATGTTCTTGCAGCCTGCATTCACCAACGAAATGCAAACTATTAGCATTCTAGAAAACAGAGTGCAAACAACAAATAAAAGCGATAATGTAAATATATGCAGTAGGATCTCGGCCTCGTACCATAACAAACTCAGAATTGTCTGAAATAGAGCCTCTAGGCACTAATTCAGATCCTTCCTGTGAAGGTGAATTTTGTTGATGCGCAAAAACATAAACCACTCTCAACTTGCATTCCTCAACCACATTCCCAGCTTCTCTGTTGAACTAGAAAAATGAAGATTTCCAATAATCAATCAACACTATACATCCCAGTCCTCAAAAGCATTAAATAACTACATTACTCAGATTCAAGTCAAAAGTTGGAAATGGGTATGTATCTGATATGAATATGCCCACACTTATATCCAAATATGTGTCGAAAACGAATACTTTAAAGCAAAATGAAGAGCCGGAATTATACTATACCATTTCTGCAGTTATATCCTTTGCGGTTACACCATCAGGGGCTTTTACACTTTGAAGGAGGAATTTGTCCTTGCATTGCATATCAGCAGGGGCCTCCTTTTGTGCTTGCATGGTAACTAAATCCACAAAAACCATTGATTCTTTTGAAGTTTGATCGaagataataatgataaaatttggaaaaatgtAATTGATTCATTGTATTTTGTACCTATAACTTCGCATGTTGATCGAGGCAAGACGATCCCCGTATTGGGACGAACACAGTACTTTTTTGGATTTGTTGTTTTCACCTGAAAACAAAATCCTAAATGAAGCATTGATTTCTTTTTCAGGTTTCAAAATCGTTGTTATTTTTCCATTcctgaatctttttttttctcgGCTACCAAACAGATCATTAAAACATAAATGAGGGAAATTCAACATTGATGAAGGATATACCTTGAAAGCTACATGGTTATCAGTTTTGTTCGAC
This window of the Gossypium hirsutum isolate 1008001.06 chromosome A09, Gossypium_hirsutum_v2.1, whole genome shotgun sequence genome carries:
- the LOC107896521 gene encoding vesicle-associated protein 1-2 gives rise to the protein MSTGDLLNIDPLELKFPFELRKQISCSLQLSNKTDNHVAFKVKTTNPKKYCVRPNTGIVLPRSTCEVIVTMQAQKEAPADMQCKDKFLLQSVKAPDGVTAKDITAEMFNREAGNVVEECKLRVVYVFAHQQNSPSQEGSELVPRGSISDNSEFVMAARTFTDQLDTQDKSPEAKALITKLTDEKNKAIQQNNKLRQELELLKRESSKSGGNLSFMFVALIGLIGLVLGYIMKRS